TGCACAGGAGATTTCTCGAATGAGATCATCGCCAGGACCACAGGTAAAACACTCATCGGTGATCAGGGTGGGTCGAAGGCGTAATTGCTTTGAACCAAAGGGTATGTCGTACTGATGGCATTCCCGCCGTATAAATTCATCACATATCTTACCCAGGGTTCCATAAAAGCCATCCGGGTCTTCCCGGCTCAGCAAGTTGGAGAAGGAGGGCACAAAGCGCCCCAGATGGTCCTTTAGAAACAACTTTTGAGCTTTGCGAGTTTCTACCACTGTAAAGGCGTCTTGCTGTTCCAGGGCATAAGCTTCTTTCCGTGTCAGAAAAGAGAGAAACTCGCATTCCCCACTGATATGATCTACCCGCTCATGTTGCTCAGAGTTCCATTCTAATCCAAAGGCTTTATAAAATCCGGCAATATCCCCCAGCTCTTGAGGTTGTTGAAATAAGGTTTCCTCTCCATATTCTGTTTCGTAGGGGGGTACCTTAGGTTGGGCAGTATGTCCAAAGAGGAAATTGTACGAGTTTTTCAACGTTTCCAGACTTTGAGCGTCTGTACAGGATCTTAACTTGAGGATGTAGATATGAAGGGGCAGCGTTATCTCGCCCCTTCTTTTGAAGGCAACATCTAATATCCAGGTAATTTCGGCCAGATCCGTATTCTGTTCCTCTGCTACCAAACGTTCCAAGGTTTCAGCATTCGGTGAACGAAACCCTAAAGCCAGGGCTTCATAGAGGGCGCTGCGGCACAAAGCGAGATCAATCTCATCTGACAATTGAAAAGGGTGAAGGTCGGTTTCGGTTTTCATGGGTCCTCCCTATTTAGTTACAAAAACACCAGGATACCGGGGTTTACTAAGAAAAAAAGCCTGGTGGAGCTTTGTACCCCGACATCTTTGTGACTAAAAATTTCAGAATCAAATAGAATTAGCATGTTGGGCAGGTCGTTCATATACAGGCTCTTCGACGGTTGTACGAAAGAGTTCTTCTCCTTCTTTGCCATAAGCTATAACCGTGTCATTGTAAATGGTGACCGGTTTTCCACGTAGAGTTCCTTCAAAGATTTTAGGACCTTCCTCAAACTTGTAGCTGAAAATAATTAAGTTAGATCGTCTAAATAACTGTAACACAGCCAGGAGCTCACGATCAGGATTCATATACCGTTCGATAGCTTCATCCACACCGGGTCCAAACATCTGGTATAAATAAGGTCGTGGGACCCATCGGGGCGGAATATAGTAGCCGTTAGGGGCGGTTCCGAATTGGGGATATAAGGGCAAGGCCACCTTAGCCACATGGACCAGATAGTAAATCGGGTTATAGCGATCTTCTGCCCAGGTCCCATCGGGATTCATTTTCACCAGGCCTTGTAAGCGGATCTGACCGATGCAGGCAGCCATACATCGGGTTTCCATGGGTTTACCGTTTGATTCGGGATCATTTCCTTCGACCCTTGGATAGCAAGCAATACACTTCTCGGAAATTCGGGTGTTACCCCTGTACATAACTTTTTTGTACGGACAGGCTTCTACACACTTACGATAGCCACGGCATTCACTCTGATCCACCAATACGATTCCGTCCTCTGGCCGTTTGTAAATGGCATTGCGGGGACAGGCGGCCAGGCATCCCGGGTATGTACAGTGATTACAGATTCGGGCAAGATAAAAAAACCAGGTTTTATGAACCGGTAGTTGTGCGCCTTCTTTATCCCATTGAAAGGGTTGGCCTTTGGGTCCTTTGGGATTGTCTTCATAGATATTAGGGGAATTCCACTCATGGTCTTCCGGCAAGTAACCTAAAACCCTGGAGCTTTCGGGGGTAAGTTTCTTTTTGGCAGCTTCAAAGATGGTTTGACCTTCAAATTGAAAGGTTCCATCTTTTTTCGACCATACTTGACCACCTGGATTGGCTTCCTCCAAAAGTTTGAGAATCTTCATGTCCCAAAATTGAGGATAGCCTCCGTAAGGTTTGGTCTCCACGTTAGCCCACCACATGTGTTCCTGGCCCTTGCTGAAAGTCCAGGTAGACTTACAAGCCATGGTACAGCTCTGACAGGCAATGCAACGATTGATATTGAAAACAAAGGCAAACTGCCTTTTGGGAAAGGCCGCTTCATGGGGATATTCCATGTTACGACCTAATTGCCAATTATATACTTTAGGCATAATTATAAGTGAGTATGGGAGTGTGGGGGTATGGGCGTGTGAGAGTATTCAAACACTCCCATACCCCCCTACTCCCATACTCCTATACTTCCATCCTTCCACCCGCCTTATTCTTTATTCGTAGCATCCTGATCCCTCCATTTGAGTCGTCCCCAAATCGCAAGGCATTCGTCCACGATTTTTTCTATTGTTTCCTCACCTAACTCCAGGTAAGCCCGATGGGCACCTGCATAAAAGGGTCGTTTGAAAATGCGCATCAGATTCTTCTTATCAAAACCCAATCGGGCAAATTCCTCGGCAAACACATAAGCCATATCCCAGGTAGCTTTGGGATTGGCTGGTAACTCTACACCTACCAACATGTTGGGATCGGTCGGATCCGGGTCATTGTAAGGCATAAATGGGGGAGTATGGGAGTGTAGGGACGGGAGGCCTCCCGCCCGTACTATGGAAGGCACCTACACTCCCATACCCCTTATTTTTTAATGTTTATTAATTCTCCAGCCAGATACCTCTGCATAAACTCATTCTCATTGTCCGGTGTAAAACCGGTGGTTGCAGGAAACCAGATTCCAACTCCACCCATCCCACCATCCTCTGCCTTGGTGATGCGTACCAGGGTCTCTTTGGGAACGGTGTTTAAAGCATGGTTATCCGCTTCGCCGCCGAAGATAAAACCCATGAAAGTCTTTGCTTTATGAAAGAGGTTATCGGTCTGATGCATGGGCATGTGCCAGTTCCGGGTGATGGATTGCTGAGAGCCGTAGCGCAGATTGGCCTGATAGCCTGTGTTTTCAGAAAGGGCTCGACCATCCGGTCGAGTTTCATGGGCTTTAACGCTCTTTTCTGTGGCGATGAAAGGAGCGTGTTTCATCATCACCACATTATAGGGATAGGCATGGTTGTACTTGACCCTCAACATGCACCGTGAGACGCGATAGAAGAACTCGTTGGGTTTGGCGCCTATGTAAGGTCGATCAGCCGGATTAGCATCCACATATACATAGTCTCCATCGTTGATACCCAAATCTCGAGCTGCCTGTGGATTGATGTGGAGTTGATGTTCTCCTACGGATGGAGCGCGTTTATCCAGCCGATAGGGATCCCCAAAATTGGAATCATAAAGCA
The genomic region above belongs to Candidatus Limnocylindrales bacterium and contains:
- a CDS encoding molecular chaperone TorD family protein → MKTETDLHPFQLSDEIDLALCRSALYEALALGFRSPNAETLERLVAEEQNTDLAEITWILDVAFKRRGEITLPLHIYILKLRSCTDAQSLETLKNSYNFLFGHTAQPKVPPYETEYGEETLFQQPQELGDIAGFYKAFGLEWNSEQHERVDHISGECEFLSFLTRKEAYALEQQDAFTVVETRKAQKLFLKDHLGRFVPSFSNLLSREDPDGFYGTLGKICDEFIRRECHQYDIPFGSKQLRLRPTLITDECFTCGPGDDLIREISCADTSNE
- a CDS encoding 4Fe-4S dicluster domain-containing protein, with the translated sequence MPKVYNWQLGRNMEYPHEAAFPKRQFAFVFNINRCIACQSCTMACKSTWTFSKGQEHMWWANVETKPYGGYPQFWDMKILKLLEEANPGGQVWSKKDGTFQFEGQTIFEAAKKKLTPESSRVLGYLPEDHEWNSPNIYEDNPKGPKGQPFQWDKEGAQLPVHKTWFFYLARICNHCTYPGCLAACPRNAIYKRPEDGIVLVDQSECRGYRKCVEACPYKKVMYRGNTRISEKCIACYPRVEGNDPESNGKPMETRCMAACIGQIRLQGLVKMNPDGTWAEDRYNPIYYLVHVAKVALPLYPQFGTAPNGYYIPPRWVPRPYLYQMFGPGVDEAIERYMNPDRELLAVLQLFRRSNLIIFSYKFEEGPKIFEGTLRGKPVTIYNDTVIAYGKEGEELFRTTVEEPVYERPAQHANSI